A genomic window from Cloacibacillus evryensis DSM 19522 includes:
- a CDS encoding sulfurtransferase, with protein sequence MKKLFTMMLMAALVACAASAVAAATETKDGGSAADSILAQVQANKAANKEKAGDKKEESAPKKTEDKKPEAAKAPAPAQNEAPKKNEAAATMDQIVKEAADKAAKEQESSPNNKGAAAVTPAEPKKDPAAPAAAVKTEPAKSEPAKAVKPTEPAKSAPAQPKTEPAPAQPAPAQPAANAADAGEVPAGRPLKPTAMQAGAPETKESVAVSAEWLKANRGKVVLIDSRPESLYSGGHIPGAVNAPWTYFANMNAKQGTEKWGVIWPAATMAKRIGALGVDGKKTVIAYCDAGGWGQSGWTLWILRQAGIKNAKILEGGIGAWKAAGGQVTKTKNVNKAVAFTIKQYVPNYTATTEWINNNLGKPGLVLLDVRTEPEFLGKIRPFQEKRAGHLPGAINVPRESFLTQESHFKPAEEVQALLAQHGVTPDSEIVVYDTAGVRSAFVTMLLRYSGFTKSQSYDEGFQAWAGDPELPLVKP encoded by the coding sequence ATGAAAAAGCTTTTCACAATGATGCTTATGGCGGCGCTCGTCGCCTGCGCGGCTTCCGCCGTCGCGGCAGCAACGGAGACAAAGGACGGCGGCTCGGCGGCTGATTCGATACTTGCACAGGTACAGGCCAATAAAGCGGCAAACAAAGAAAAGGCCGGCGACAAAAAAGAGGAATCGGCTCCCAAAAAGACCGAAGATAAAAAACCCGAGGCGGCGAAGGCGCCGGCTCCCGCGCAAAATGAGGCCCCCAAGAAAAACGAGGCCGCGGCCACGATGGATCAGATCGTCAAAGAGGCTGCGGACAAAGCGGCAAAGGAACAGGAGTCCTCACCGAACAACAAGGGCGCGGCGGCCGTCACTCCGGCGGAACCAAAGAAAGATCCGGCAGCCCCTGCCGCGGCGGTCAAGACTGAACCGGCTAAGAGCGAACCGGCTAAGGCGGTAAAGCCGACTGAACCGGCAAAGAGCGCGCCCGCGCAGCCTAAGACCGAACCCGCGCCCGCGCAGCCCGCTCCCGCCCAGCCGGCGGCCAATGCCGCCGACGCCGGCGAGGTACCGGCCGGACGGCCGTTGAAGCCGACGGCGATGCAGGCCGGAGCCCCCGAGACCAAGGAGAGCGTCGCGGTCTCCGCCGAATGGCTTAAAGCCAACCGCGGCAAAGTGGTACTTATCGACTCCCGCCCCGAGAGCCTCTACAGCGGCGGGCATATCCCCGGAGCGGTCAACGCCCCGTGGACTTACTTCGCGAACATGAACGCAAAACAGGGAACTGAAAAATGGGGCGTCATCTGGCCCGCGGCGACGATGGCCAAGCGCATCGGCGCGCTCGGCGTAGACGGCAAGAAGACCGTCATCGCCTACTGCGACGCCGGCGGCTGGGGACAGAGCGGCTGGACCCTCTGGATACTGCGCCAGGCCGGGATCAAAAACGCCAAGATACTCGAGGGCGGCATCGGCGCCTGGAAGGCGGCTGGCGGACAGGTGACAAAGACGAAAAACGTCAACAAAGCAGTCGCCTTCACTATCAAGCAGTACGTTCCGAACTATACCGCCACGACGGAGTGGATAAACAACAACCTCGGCAAACCGGGGCTCGTGCTCCTCGACGTCCGCACCGAGCCGGAGTTCCTCGGAAAAATCCGCCCGTTCCAGGAAAAACGCGCGGGACACCTCCCGGGTGCGATAAATGTGCCGAGAGAATCGTTCCTTACACAGGAGAGCCACTTTAAGCCGGCCGAAGAGGTGCAGGCCCTCCTCGCGCAGCACGGCGTAACCCCGGACAGCGAGATCGTCGTCTACGACACAGCCGGAGTCCGCTCCGCCTTCGTAACGATGCTCCTCCGCTACAGCGGCTTCACGAAGAGCCAGAGCTACGACGAAGGATTCCAGGCCTGGGCCGGGGACCCCGAACTGCCGCTAGTCAAACCGTAA
- a CDS encoding helix-turn-helix domain-containing protein encodes MRKRKTEERIKAIEMHKQGIPRRRIAEELGVSHDSVKTWISLYKSGQKDLLDDTRKKRTYSKAVKLEAVSAHLEEGRTMVDVTSSFNISSPSLLRRWCKEFIEQGDISSSKQDCPDKKLEVTNSIEKIKELEMQVDVLKKALELQRW; translated from the coding sequence ATGCGTAAACGTAAAACAGAAGAAAGAATAAAAGCAATTGAGATGCACAAACAGGGAATTCCACGAAGGCGGATTGCTGAAGAACTTGGTGTTAGTCATGATTCTGTTAAAACATGGATATCTTTATATAAGAGCGGACAGAAGGACTTACTGGATGATACAAGGAAAAAAAGAACCTACAGCAAGGCTGTAAAACTTGAAGCTGTTTCGGCTCATTTAGAAGAGGGACGTACTATGGTAGATGTTACCTCATCTTTTAACATTTCAAGTCCCTCTCTTTTAAGACGATGGTGTAAGGAATTTATCGAACAAGGGGATATTTCTAGTTCAAAACAAGACTGTCCAGATAAGAAATTGGAAGTTACAAATAGCATAGAAAAGATTAAAGAGCTGGAAATGCAGGTCGATGTATTAAAAAAAGCCTTAGAGCTGCAAAGGTGGTGA
- a CDS encoding transposase, producing MEDKDGPLIEAIRTGQNINKNTYGYRRMTLWLNNFIGIHVNNKREGVL from the coding sequence ATGGAAGATAAAGACGGTCCTCTCATAGAAGCAATAAGAACGGGACAGAATATCAACAAAAACACTTATGGGTACAGGCGAATGACTCTGTGGCTCAACAACTTCATTGGCATTCATGTAAACAATAAGAGGGAAGGCGTGTTATGA
- a CDS encoding transposase, whose protein sequence is MYTNKKGNIFLSMIKDLFDNSIQGYQISRNNNIKLVTDTLKKAFENNNKVVADGPILHSDQGFQYTSHAYFNLTQRYGLKVSMSRKGNCLDNACAENFFSHIKSELVNRVKMGELRGGQRCYRRIYKVL, encoded by the coding sequence ATATATACGAACAAAAAGGGTAATATATTCCTCTCCATGATAAAAGATCTCTTTGATAATTCCATACAGGGATATCAAATCAGTCGTAATAATAACATTAAGTTAGTAACCGATACATTGAAGAAAGCATTTGAAAATAATAATAAGGTGGTCGCTGATGGACCAATCCTCCACAGCGACCAGGGGTTTCAATATACAAGCCATGCATATTTCAACCTGACACAAAGATACGGACTCAAGGTCTCGATGTCAAGGAAAGGAAATTGTTTGGATAATGCCTGTGCAGAAAACTTCTTTAGTCACATTAAATCAGAACTCGTCAACCGAGTAAAAATGGGAGAACTACGAGGAGGCCAAAGATGCTATAGACGAATATATAAGGTATTATAA
- a CDS encoding IS110 family transposase, translated as MAFLNSNGIDTTIFNPFLVNQYRKSRSLRKTKTDKADAMLIAELLISTAANPATPSYHNQEMKTLCRYRFSLVKQRSKLKADMSRYVDLLFPELGSLGLNPTSSSVMAMLKELPGASYISICNISQLTDILSSSSRGRYGKETAEQVKAMAKESIATANKALSYIMSDTIEQICLLNKRIAKIDGELKNEVEKSGTKLTSIPGIGFCIASVILAEIGDINLFSSADKLQAFAGLDPSTFQSGNFTASHTHMVKRGSAYLRWAIMQGARLCSLNNLKYKQYLDKKIKEGKHYNSALGHLSKKLIRLIFHLLKENEEYDPKVA; from the coding sequence GTGGCTTTTCTAAACTCTAACGGTATTGATACCACAATATTCAATCCTTTTCTGGTAAATCAATATCGTAAATCACGTTCCCTGCGCAAGACAAAAACCGATAAGGCTGATGCCATGCTCATCGCTGAGCTTTTGATATCGACGGCCGCAAACCCTGCAACTCCATCTTACCACAATCAGGAAATGAAAACACTATGCAGGTATCGTTTTAGTCTCGTAAAACAGCGCAGCAAGCTCAAAGCTGACATGTCACGCTATGTCGACCTCTTATTCCCAGAACTTGGTTCTCTAGGCTTAAACCCCACTTCCTCCTCCGTCATGGCTATGTTAAAAGAACTTCCCGGTGCATCATATATTTCTATTTGTAATATCTCCCAGCTCACAGATATCCTCTCAAGCAGCTCTCGTGGAAGGTATGGAAAAGAAACGGCTGAACAGGTTAAAGCAATGGCGAAAGAATCCATCGCCACGGCCAATAAAGCGTTGTCATACATAATGTCGGATACAATAGAGCAGATCTGCCTGCTAAACAAACGTATTGCAAAAATAGACGGTGAACTGAAAAACGAGGTTGAAAAATCTGGGACAAAACTTACCTCTATACCTGGAATAGGCTTTTGTATAGCTTCCGTGATATTAGCGGAAATAGGGGATATCAACCTCTTCTCATCTGCAGACAAACTTCAGGCATTCGCGGGACTCGACCCATCCACATTCCAGTCAGGAAACTTCACGGCAAGCCACACCCACATGGTAAAACGCGGCTCTGCATATCTGCGATGGGCGATCATGCAGGGTGCTCGCTTATGTTCTCTCAACAATCTAAAGTACAAACAATATTTGGACAAAAAAATAAAGGAAGGCAAACACTACAATTCGGCTTTAGGACACCTATCTAAAAAACTGATAAGATTGATATTCCATTTACTGAAAGAAAATGAAGAATATGATCCAAAAGTAGCTTAG
- the rsmG gene encoding 16S rRNA (guanine(527)-N(7))-methyltransferase RsmG, with protein sequence MIESLAPEEIKKYIDENEARLRQYVSLLIKANELARLTGPSDEGTLWNGHIIDCAFALPLLPAGGSVIDVGTGGGLPGLVWAICRPGLHVTLLDSITRKCVQVERIAELMGLSNVTVVCSRSEDYAKKNLEKFDAAAARAVCAAGILAEYLAPFVKAKGRLIAFKGPKAREELAAVGNKWKNLGLSQPRLVPYELGDMNHCFAVWDKVGPLPKGMPRRPGMAEKFPWYR encoded by the coding sequence ATGATCGAAAGCCTTGCGCCCGAGGAAATAAAAAAATATATCGACGAAAACGAGGCCAGGCTGCGGCAGTATGTATCGCTGCTTATAAAGGCCAACGAACTGGCGCGGCTCACGGGGCCCTCCGACGAAGGGACGCTCTGGAACGGGCACATCATCGACTGCGCCTTCGCGCTGCCGCTGCTGCCCGCGGGCGGCAGCGTGATCGACGTCGGCACGGGAGGCGGCCTTCCCGGCCTCGTCTGGGCGATATGCCGCCCCGGACTGCATGTGACTTTGCTCGACAGCATCACGCGCAAATGCGTCCAGGTGGAGCGGATCGCGGAGCTGATGGGGCTTTCAAACGTAACCGTCGTCTGTTCGCGCTCGGAGGACTACGCGAAAAAGAATTTGGAAAAGTTCGACGCGGCGGCGGCGCGCGCCGTCTGCGCCGCCGGCATCCTGGCGGAATACCTGGCCCCCTTTGTAAAGGCAAAGGGACGGCTCATCGCCTTCAAAGGGCCGAAGGCGCGCGAAGAGCTGGCGGCCGTGGGCAATAAATGGAAGAACCTCGGACTTTCGCAGCCGCGCCTCGTGCCATATGAGCTGGGCGATATGAACCACTGCTTCGCGGTGTGGGATAAGGTCGGCCCGCTCCCCAAAGGAATGCCCCGAAGGCCGGGGATGGCCGAGAAGTTTCCCTGGTACAGGTAA
- a CDS encoding C45 family autoproteolytic acyltransferase/hydolase — METFEKGSKIKNGKLSIIDLRGTWREMGRQYGALMSAELRDIYERAICGRILAQADEPQGIKLQAEKFFTNYPYKFKEILRGMSESSGLSLEELKLVNAFEVIAAMALMPQQCSGIAVWGDYAEGPLVYGRNYDYLPWFKDFDDDIVLACFHPGDGSLAVATLGYAGEIYVVNGMNEKGIFLELNNGMPSGGALWYDSRVPAVTELFGFLLDCSTLDEIESHFQTTKANFAYIVGVADGQTARCFEWPVFEVKRRESHSRPGLTVLTNHFTEFSWGLPRPDDKTYWMTRTRRQNLLTLAKHFKGTINDKVMMDIMDSKIEELGATTDLTLYQMVVVPERYELWFKIPDKQEWTQIDMKEILQPRED, encoded by the coding sequence ATGGAAACTTTTGAAAAAGGTTCGAAGATAAAGAACGGCAAGCTTAGCATTATCGATCTGCGCGGCACATGGCGCGAGATGGGACGCCAATACGGCGCGCTGATGTCGGCGGAGCTCCGCGACATATATGAAAGGGCCATATGCGGCCGCATCCTGGCCCAGGCGGATGAGCCGCAGGGCATCAAGCTTCAGGCGGAAAAGTTCTTCACGAACTATCCCTATAAGTTCAAAGAGATCCTGCGGGGCATGAGCGAGAGCTCCGGCCTCTCGCTTGAAGAGCTGAAGCTCGTCAACGCCTTTGAAGTAATCGCCGCGATGGCTCTCATGCCGCAGCAGTGCTCAGGCATCGCCGTGTGGGGCGACTACGCGGAAGGGCCTCTCGTCTACGGAAGAAATTACGATTACCTCCCCTGGTTCAAAGATTTTGACGACGACATCGTCCTCGCCTGTTTCCACCCCGGCGACGGTTCGCTGGCGGTGGCCACGCTCGGCTACGCGGGCGAGATATATGTCGTCAACGGGATGAATGAGAAGGGGATATTCCTCGAACTCAACAACGGGATGCCCTCTGGCGGCGCGCTCTGGTATGACAGCCGCGTCCCGGCGGTCACCGAGCTGTTCGGCTTCCTTCTGGACTGTTCGACGCTCGACGAGATCGAGAGCCATTTCCAGACGACGAAGGCCAATTTCGCCTATATCGTCGGCGTGGCCGACGGACAGACGGCCCGCTGTTTTGAATGGCCCGTTTTCGAGGTGAAACGCCGCGAATCGCATTCGCGCCCGGGGCTCACCGTATTGACGAATCATTTCACGGAATTTTCCTGGGGGCTCCCCCGCCCCGATGACAAGACCTACTGGATGACGCGCACGCGCCGCCAGAACCTCCTCACCCTCGCCAAGCATTTCAAGGGCACGATCAACGATAAGGTAATGATGGACATCATGGACTCCAAGATAGAGGAGCTGGGAGCGACGACCGATCTCACGCTATACCAGATGGTCGTGGTACCCGAGAGGTATGAGCTGTGGTTCAAGATACCCGATAAGCAGGAATGGACGCAGATCGACATGAAAGAAATTCTCCAGCCGCGCGAGGATTAG
- a CDS encoding FGGY-family carbohydrate kinase: protein MGKYYIAFDCGTMGTKTALYSIDSTRVAEAYRENKISYPRPGWAEMDANCFVSNVREGVRECLAKSGVNPAEVRAISASGIICGIVGIDENWQPVTPFVPYLDNRASGEAKWVRENVKPVWVEESGNAIVDEFMPPMILRWFLNKYTGFRDNAVKVVNNGPFVLGTLAGLTAREAFLDWATMSGWLIGYDARERNWSKRQMKALGIPMEILPRIVKPWDIVGFLCPEEAEKMGLPSGIPIAAGAGDTMQSALASGLLEPGLATDVAGTASIFAVAVSEADSRITAAPGMMFAAGTLEDSYFYWSMIRAGGLSLRWFRDSVANRAGDQMFYAEMDTLAAEIPAGSRGLLFYPYLQGAGPDMPGACGAFLGLFGASDRAAMWRSILEAIAFEYAQMIKIYRECGIPLNEIIGTEGGSKSPLWTQIKADILGGAYNIPTRSEGGLMADVAVAAYAVGDIENIKETMREWITFRGRFEPDARNAAVYEKVFAERQRLLAGPMKELFEGLRSMRNI, encoded by the coding sequence ATGGGAAAATATTACATCGCGTTCGACTGCGGCACAATGGGGACCAAGACGGCGCTTTACAGCATAGATTCCACGCGCGTCGCCGAGGCTTACCGGGAGAATAAGATCTCTTACCCGCGTCCGGGATGGGCGGAGATGGACGCCAACTGTTTCGTCAGCAATGTCCGCGAGGGAGTGCGCGAGTGCCTCGCCAAATCAGGCGTCAATCCCGCCGAGGTCCGCGCGATCTCGGCGAGCGGCATCATCTGCGGCATCGTCGGCATCGACGAGAACTGGCAGCCGGTGACGCCCTTCGTCCCATACCTCGACAACCGCGCGAGCGGCGAAGCGAAATGGGTGCGCGAGAACGTCAAGCCGGTATGGGTCGAGGAGAGCGGCAACGCCATCGTCGACGAGTTCATGCCGCCGATGATCCTGCGCTGGTTCCTCAACAAATATACGGGCTTCCGCGATAACGCCGTGAAGGTCGTGAACAACGGCCCCTTCGTCTTAGGCACGCTCGCCGGGCTGACGGCGCGGGAGGCGTTCCTGGATTGGGCGACGATGTCCGGTTGGCTGATCGGCTACGACGCCAGGGAGCGCAATTGGTCCAAACGGCAGATGAAGGCGCTCGGCATTCCGATGGAGATATTGCCGCGAATCGTCAAGCCGTGGGATATCGTCGGCTTCCTCTGCCCCGAGGAGGCTGAGAAGATGGGGCTGCCATCCGGCATCCCCATCGCCGCCGGCGCGGGCGACACGATGCAGTCGGCGCTCGCCTCGGGACTGCTGGAACCGGGGCTCGCCACCGACGTGGCGGGGACGGCCTCGATCTTCGCCGTCGCCGTCTCGGAGGCGGACAGCCGCATCACGGCGGCGCCCGGCATGATGTTCGCCGCCGGCACGCTGGAGGACTCCTATTTCTACTGGAGCATGATCCGCGCCGGGGGCCTTTCGCTGCGCTGGTTCCGTGACAGCGTCGCCAACCGCGCGGGAGACCAGATGTTCTACGCGGAGATGGACACCCTCGCCGCCGAGATACCAGCCGGTTCGCGCGGCCTTCTCTTCTATCCCTACCTGCAGGGGGCCGGCCCTGACATGCCCGGAGCCTGCGGGGCCTTTCTGGGGCTCTTCGGCGCAAGCGACCGCGCCGCGATGTGGCGCTCGATCCTGGAAGCGATCGCCTTTGAATATGCCCAGATGATAAAGATCTACCGTGAGTGCGGCATCCCCCTGAACGAGATCATCGGCACCGAGGGCGGCAGCAAGAGCCCGTTGTGGACGCAGATAAAGGCCGACATCCTCGGCGGCGCCTACAACATCCCCACAAGAAGCGAGGGCGGCCTGATGGCCGACGTCGCGGTGGCGGCTTACGCCGTCGGCGACATCGAGAATATCAAGGAGACGATGCGCG